In one window of Rhinopithecus roxellana isolate Shanxi Qingling chromosome 15, ASM756505v1, whole genome shotgun sequence DNA:
- the FGF3 gene encoding fibroblast growth factor 3: MGLIWLLLLSLLEPGWPAAGPGARLRRDAGGRGGVYEHLGGAPRRRKLYCATKYHLQLHPSGRVNGSLENSAYSILEITAVEVGIVAIRGLFSGRYLAMNKRGRLYASEHYSAECEFVERIHELGYNTYASRLYRTVSSTPGARRQPSADRLWYVSVNGKGRPRRGFKTRRTQKSSLFLPRVLDHRDHEMVRQLQGGLPRPPGKRVQARRRRQKQSLGGLEPSHVQAPRLGSQLEATAH; the protein is encoded by the exons ATGGGCCTAATCTGGCTGCTGCTGCTCAGCCTGCTGGAGCCGGGCTGGCCCGCAGCGGGTCCTGGGGCGCGGTTGCGGCGCGATGCGGGCGGCCGCGGCGGCGTCTACGAGCACCTTGGCGGGGCGCCCCGGCGCCGCAAGCTCTACTGCGCCACGAAGTACCACCTCCAGCTGCACCCGAGCGGCCGCGTCAACGGCAGCCTGGAGAACAGCGCCTACA GTATTCTGGAGATCACGGCAGTGGAGGTGGGCATTGTGGCCATCAGGGGTCTCTTCTCCGGGCGGTACCTGGCCATGAACAAGAGGGGACGACTCTATGCTTCG GAGCACTACAGCGCCGAGTGCGAGTTTGTGGAGCGGATCCACGAGCTGGGCTATAACACGTACGCCTCCCGGCTGTACCGGACGGTGTCTAGTACGCCTGGGGCCCGGCGGCAGCCCAGCGCAGACAGACTGTGGTACGTGTCCGTAAACGGCAAGGGCCGGCCCCGCAGGGGCTTCAAAACCCGCCGCACGCAGAAGTCCTCCCTGTTCCTGCCCCGCGTGCTGGACCACAGGGACCACGAGATGGTGCGGCAGCTGCAGGGTGGGCTGCCTAGACCCCCTGGTAAGAGGGTCCAGGCCCGACGGCGGCGGCAGAAGCAGAGCCTGGGTGGCCTGGAGCCCTCCCATGTTCAGGCCCCGAGACTGGGCTCCCAGCTGGAGGCCACTGCGcactag